In Anaerobaca lacustris, the following are encoded in one genomic region:
- a CDS encoding LamG-like jellyroll fold domain-containing protein: MFPRQIGLTSLMLSVVLGTAVLAGIGAGQKVGIDLGPTATDNWNNITGNGTTPAGSVLTLDGTILAGVSITVADGRFFNNDGADNWVGLATNGGAAPPEFVDSVTTDIAGTYGTEVPFRIEIAGLNDALTYDIVAVCTSIPPYANVETVTINDNVSLSVARDDSRENGVFHSFTAVSTDGAGNIELVFTNEPEHNPIVCGILITAVAMGQASGPQPDVEATDVLRDTALTWVPGLYAATHDVYFGTSFDDVNDASRSNPMGVLVSQGQTTASYDPAGVLDFETIYYWRIDEVNALPDSTIFKGTVWSFTTEPFAYPIETIVATSNRISDEGAGPENTVDGSGLDEADRHSVDSADMWVAKAPDDEDLYIQYEFDRIYKLYEMLVWNYNVQFELMLGFGVKDVTIEYSEDGQAWVDLSDVELNQATATSTYTYNTTVDLQGVAARFVRLTVNSAFGATGQYGLSEVRFTHVPAHAREPQPADGAADVGVDATLGWRAGRDAVSHEVYVGTDAEALDLAATVEAASYDPGALNLGATYYWQVNAVQETESWEGDLWSFATQPYLVVDDFESYTDDIDAGEAIFDTWLDGWVNDTGSTVGHMTSPFAERNVVRSGSQSMPLFYDNTTATVSEAELELVADWTTNGIRSLSLYFYGDPDNTGQLYVKINGTKVPYDGDADDITRSVWQPWNIDLSAIGNVGNVRSLTIGIEGAGATGVVYIDDIRLYPHAPEFIVPAEPDTANLVAQYAFDGNANDASGNGFHGTVHGNVTYREGIVGSAADFDGIDSLIDCGDVPVGAVGAISVSLWVHPRNINQNWAGYVSKWTLDNSQCTFWLGQHSTDGWLRFSIYPGGPTAETAVDSGRAILRDGEWTHIVCTYDGDIQKIYADGVEIVASPARDAGLIDRGGNLRLGIVATANFFDGLMDDVRIYDCALSSEEAAWLAGRRAPMHKSF; encoded by the coding sequence ATGTTTCCGAGACAGATTGGACTAACCTCATTGATGCTCAGTGTTGTTCTGGGGACCGCGGTGCTGGCTGGAATCGGAGCCGGACAGAAGGTTGGCATTGATCTAGGCCCGACGGCGACCGACAACTGGAACAACATCACCGGGAACGGCACGACTCCTGCCGGCTCCGTCCTCACACTGGATGGCACGATACTGGCCGGCGTCAGCATCACCGTGGCCGACGGCCGCTTCTTCAACAACGATGGTGCGGACAATTGGGTCGGACTGGCCACCAATGGAGGAGCGGCACCGCCCGAGTTCGTCGACAGCGTCACGACTGATATTGCCGGCACCTACGGCACAGAAGTGCCTTTCCGCATTGAGATAGCGGGTCTGAATGACGCCCTGACTTATGATATCGTTGCCGTTTGTACCTCGATTCCACCCTATGCCAATGTCGAAACAGTCACGATCAACGATAACGTGAGCCTGTCCGTCGCACGCGATGACTCTCGTGAGAATGGAGTGTTTCACAGTTTCACAGCGGTGTCGACCGACGGCGCTGGCAATATCGAGTTGGTCTTTACCAATGAGCCAGAACACAACCCGATCGTCTGTGGCATTCTCATTACGGCGGTCGCCATGGGACAGGCGAGCGGTCCACAGCCGGATGTGGAGGCCACGGATGTATTGCGTGATACGGCTTTGACGTGGGTGCCGGGTCTCTATGCCGCGACGCACGATGTGTATTTCGGGACCAGCTTCGACGACGTCAACGATGCCAGCCGGTCCAATCCGATGGGCGTCTTGGTCAGCCAGGGGCAGACCACTGCCAGCTACGATCCCGCTGGCGTGCTCGATTTCGAGACGATCTATTACTGGCGCATCGATGAGGTCAATGCTCTGCCCGACAGTACGATCTTCAAGGGCACAGTCTGGAGTTTCACAACCGAGCCGTTCGCCTACCCCATCGAGACGATCGTCGCCACGAGCAACAGGATCTCGGATGAGGGCGCCGGACCGGAGAACACGGTCGACGGCTCCGGGCTCGATGAGGCAGATCGACATTCCGTCGATAGCGCCGACATGTGGGTGGCGAAAGCCCCGGACGATGAAGATCTGTACATCCAGTACGAGTTTGACCGCATCTACAAGCTCTACGAGATGCTCGTCTGGAACTACAACGTTCAGTTCGAGCTGATGCTCGGCTTCGGCGTCAAAGACGTTACGATCGAGTATTCCGAAGACGGCCAAGCGTGGGTCGACCTGAGCGACGTCGAGCTGAACCAGGCCACGGCGACGTCCACGTACACCTACAACACGACGGTGGACCTGCAAGGCGTCGCGGCCCGATTCGTCCGGCTGACCGTCAATAGTGCCTTCGGCGCGACGGGCCAGTACGGCCTCAGCGAGGTGCGCTTCACGCACGTTCCCGCTCACGCCCGTGAACCGCAGCCGGCGGATGGCGCGGCGGACGTGGGTGTCGATGCGACCCTCGGCTGGCGCGCCGGTCGCGACGCGGTCTCGCACGAGGTGTACGTTGGCACCGACGCCGAGGCACTGGATCTGGCAGCGACGGTCGAGGCTGCGAGCTACGACCCCGGCGCGCTGAATCTCGGCGCCACGTACTACTGGCAGGTCAACGCCGTCCAGGAGACCGAGTCGTGGGAAGGCGATCTCTGGAGCTTTGCCACACAGCCGTACCTGGTCGTCGATGATTTTGAGAGCTACACCGACGACATCGACGCCGGCGAGGCGATCTTCGACACCTGGCTCGATGGCTGGGTCAACGACACCGGCTCGACCGTCGGCCACATGACCTCGCCGTTTGCCGAGCGGAACGTCGTGCGCAGCGGCAGCCAGTCCATGCCACTGTTCTATGACAACACGACAGCCACCGTCTCGGAGGCCGAGCTCGAGCTGGTGGCGGACTGGACGACCAATGGGATCCGGAGCCTGTCGCTCTATTTCTACGGCGATCCGGACAACACCGGGCAGTTGTACGTCAAGATCAACGGTACCAAGGTGCCCTACGACGGCGACGCCGACGATATCACGCGGTCCGTATGGCAGCCGTGGAACATTGACCTGTCGGCAATCGGCAACGTCGGCAACGTCCGGTCGCTGACGATCGGCATCGAAGGCGCGGGGGCCACCGGTGTGGTGTACATCGACGACATCCGGTTGTATCCGCACGCCCCTGAGTTCATCGTGCCTGCCGAGCCGGACACGGCCAATCTGGTGGCGCAGTACGCATTCGACGGCAACGCTAACGACGCTTCGGGCAACGGCTTCCACGGGACGGTCCACGGCAACGTAACCTACCGCGAGGGTATCGTCGGTTCTGCTGCCGACTTCGACGGTATCGACTCACTGATCGACTGTGGCGACGTTCCCGTCGGGGCTGTTGGTGCAATCAGTGTCTCCTTGTGGGTTCACCCGCGCAACATTAATCAGAATTGGGCCGGATACGTCTCCAAGTGGACCCTGGATAATTCACAATGTACCTTCTGGCTTGGCCAGCACTCGACCGACGGCTGGCTTCGCTTCAGTATCTATCCGGGTGGTCCCACTGCCGAGACGGCCGTTGACAGCGGCCGAGCCATTCTGAGGGATGGGGAGTGGACCCATATCGTTTGCACGTACGACGGAGACATCCAGAAGATCTATGCCGATGGCGTCGAAATCGTGGCCAGTCCCGCAAGAGATGCCGGCCTAATTGACCGGGGAGGCAACCTGCGATTGGGAATCGTGGCTACGGCCAATTTCTTCGATGGGCTCATGGATGATGTCCGGATTTACGATTGTGCTCTGTCGTCTGAAGAGGCGGCCTGGCTCGCCGGCAGGAGAGCGCCTATGCACAAGTCGTTCTGA
- a CDS encoding GH116 family glycosyl-hydrolase, with translation MEHERSRSTEQRPPSSISSSALSRREFMQATGAVAAGLVAGSMAQPVMAGPFDNEYLKIIPADKKLDPAWVRSLYEPGHKQTYSTGQLKYIGMPVGGIGAGHVYLGGDGRLWLWEIFNKSYPRGFLGKGAGGETFRNPFEQIHPFQQGFSLRLRGAGVQQVRSLDSQGFAHVTFDGRYPMGWVHYSDPACPVEVSLEAFSPFIPLDLENSGYPGTVMRYTVQNTGADAVEVTLAGWTDNPVCLYSGQPGDTLRRNRIERGDRWTVLQCTAERPPQTQAVRKRPDILFEDFEKTTYEGWTVEGQAFGAGPVAIEDIPSYQGDVRGSGRRVVNSHASAPGDSVGSKDSATGSLLSRPFTIERHYISFRIGGGNHNPQADINMLTGKGDAGGTGMELWVDGKVVRFVTGHDANQTRIESMDVTDLEGKTAQLKIVDRESGGWGNVGVDEVIFTDERKTEDAGPLEQRYDFGTLALALVGQADHAAAGTTQHEIFATDNSDATGPWGERLTGALSKSVTLDSGERKTVTFVFAWYFPHLSLARLGHVGRYYTRRFADAAAVARHVAGDVDRLYDLTRRWTDTWYDSTLPCWLLDRTMANTSILATNTFYHFENGRFYGWEGINCCEGTCAHVWHYAQAPGRLFPEIERSIRQRVDFGLAFGEDGAIHYRGEFHDHHADDGQCGRILGLLREHQMSADDTFLRRLWPKVKKSIEFMIERDADADGLLNGAQPNTLDANWYGKISFTSSLYLAALKAGEQMALEVDDRAFAERCRTIAANGAQNILQTYNGEYFHQIEDPAHQDKIGVGPGCYIDQIFGQTWAHWVTLGRLFDREKQLSALRALWKYNFVPDVGPFREHFQRGRWYAMAGDAGLIMCSWPKGGKNPNFAKHWQYGYFNECMSGFEWQAAAHMIWESHDQPDLLEKGLAVGRAIYDRYDGRRRNPYNEIECSDHYARSMASYGVFLAACGFEYHGPKGHIGFAPRLQPEDFRAAFTAAEGWGTFNQRQQDRRQVCTIVMRYGQLRLTSMALVVAENAVVDQVRVNGEDMSFHQQDRRVLVGLPAPRVLHADEETTIELILREVR, from the coding sequence ATGGAGCATGAACGGAGTAGATCAACAGAGCAACGGCCCCCAAGTAGTATCTCCTCGTCGGCCCTCTCACGGCGAGAATTCATGCAGGCCACCGGGGCAGTCGCAGCTGGACTGGTGGCCGGCAGCATGGCTCAACCGGTCATGGCGGGGCCCTTTGACAACGAATACCTCAAGATCATTCCGGCGGACAAGAAGCTTGATCCGGCTTGGGTTCGTTCGTTGTATGAGCCTGGTCATAAGCAGACCTACTCTACAGGACAGCTCAAGTATATCGGCATGCCTGTCGGGGGAATCGGAGCCGGACACGTTTATCTCGGCGGCGATGGACGACTGTGGCTATGGGAAATCTTCAACAAGTCCTACCCGCGAGGATTTCTGGGCAAAGGGGCCGGCGGTGAGACTTTCCGAAACCCCTTCGAGCAGATCCATCCGTTTCAGCAAGGATTCAGCTTGCGCTTGCGTGGCGCCGGAGTGCAGCAAGTTCGTTCGTTAGACAGCCAGGGTTTTGCCCACGTGACGTTCGATGGACGTTATCCCATGGGATGGGTCCACTACAGCGATCCCGCCTGTCCGGTCGAGGTTTCGCTGGAGGCGTTCAGCCCCTTCATCCCTCTGGATCTGGAGAACTCCGGGTACCCGGGCACGGTCATGCGCTATACCGTGCAGAACACCGGTGCCGACGCTGTCGAGGTCACGCTCGCTGGCTGGACGGACAATCCGGTGTGTCTCTACAGCGGTCAGCCGGGTGATACCTTGCGTCGCAACCGGATCGAACGTGGCGACCGTTGGACCGTTCTGCAGTGCACTGCCGAACGGCCGCCTCAGACACAGGCCGTTCGGAAGCGGCCGGATATTCTTTTCGAAGATTTCGAGAAAACTACCTATGAGGGCTGGACGGTCGAAGGACAAGCCTTTGGCGCGGGCCCTGTCGCGATCGAGGACATTCCCAGCTACCAGGGAGATGTCAGAGGCAGCGGTCGACGCGTCGTCAACTCGCACGCCTCGGCCCCGGGGGATTCGGTGGGCAGTAAGGATTCGGCGACTGGTTCGCTCCTGAGTCGTCCGTTCACGATCGAACGGCACTACATCAGCTTCCGTATTGGTGGGGGCAACCACAACCCGCAGGCCGATATCAACATGCTGACCGGCAAAGGTGACGCCGGTGGTACGGGCATGGAATTATGGGTCGACGGCAAGGTCGTCCGCTTCGTCACCGGACATGATGCCAACCAGACGCGCATCGAATCAATGGATGTGACCGACCTGGAGGGTAAGACGGCGCAACTAAAGATCGTCGACCGCGAGTCAGGTGGCTGGGGCAACGTCGGAGTCGACGAGGTCATCTTCACAGATGAGAGAAAGACTGAGGACGCCGGCCCCCTGGAACAACGCTACGATTTCGGCACACTGGCCTTGGCGCTCGTCGGTCAAGCCGATCACGCCGCCGCCGGCACAACCCAACACGAGATCTTCGCGACGGATAACTCTGATGCTACTGGACCGTGGGGGGAACGTCTGACGGGGGCTCTGAGTAAGTCGGTCACACTCGATTCCGGAGAACGCAAGACGGTGACCTTTGTGTTCGCTTGGTACTTCCCCCATCTGTCGCTGGCCCGGCTGGGCCACGTGGGGCGTTATTATACCCGGCGATTTGCGGACGCGGCCGCCGTGGCCAGGCACGTCGCTGGCGATGTCGACCGGCTCTACGACCTCACCCGGCGATGGACCGATACCTGGTACGACTCCACGCTGCCATGTTGGCTTCTCGATCGGACGATGGCCAATACCTCCATATTGGCCACCAATACCTTTTACCACTTCGAGAATGGACGATTCTACGGTTGGGAAGGGATCAACTGTTGCGAAGGAACCTGTGCCCATGTCTGGCACTATGCCCAGGCCCCCGGTCGCTTGTTCCCCGAGATCGAGCGCAGTATACGGCAGCGCGTGGACTTCGGGCTGGCCTTTGGCGAAGACGGGGCAATCCACTACCGGGGCGAATTCCACGACCATCACGCCGATGACGGTCAGTGTGGTCGCATCCTCGGCCTACTGCGCGAACATCAGATGTCTGCCGATGACACCTTCTTGCGCCGGCTGTGGCCGAAGGTGAAGAAGTCGATTGAGTTCATGATCGAGCGTGACGCCGATGCAGACGGCTTGCTCAACGGCGCCCAGCCGAATACCCTGGACGCCAATTGGTATGGCAAAATCAGCTTCACCAGTTCGCTCTACCTGGCCGCACTGAAGGCGGGTGAACAGATGGCTCTGGAGGTTGACGACCGTGCCTTTGCCGAACGGTGTCGTACGATTGCTGCCAACGGAGCACAGAACATTCTGCAAACCTACAATGGTGAGTACTTCCACCAGATCGAGGACCCAGCCCACCAGGACAAGATCGGCGTGGGACCGGGTTGCTACATCGACCAGATCTTCGGGCAGACCTGGGCGCACTGGGTGACTCTCGGTCGCCTCTTCGATCGTGAGAAACAACTGTCTGCTCTACGGGCCTTATGGAAGTATAACTTCGTTCCCGACGTTGGTCCCTTCCGCGAACATTTTCAGCGCGGCCGCTGGTATGCCATGGCCGGTGACGCCGGACTGATCATGTGCTCCTGGCCCAAGGGCGGGAAGAATCCAAACTTCGCCAAGCACTGGCAATACGGATACTTCAACGAATGTATGAGCGGCTTCGAATGGCAGGCGGCTGCCCACATGATCTGGGAGAGCCACGATCAACCCGATCTCCTGGAAAAGGGCCTGGCCGTCGGCCGGGCCATTTATGACCGCTACGACGGACGCCGCCGCAATCCCTATAATGAAATTGAGTGCTCCGACCACTATGCCAGGTCCATGGCCAGCTACGGCGTGTTTCTGGCGGCATGTGGATTCGAGTACCACGGCCCCAAGGGACACATCGGTTTCGCACCTCGCCTGCAACCGGAGGATTTCAGAGCGGCTTTCACGGCGGCCGAGGGATGGGGTACGTTCAACCAGCGGCAACAGGATCGCAGGCAAGTATGCACGATCGTCATGCGCTACGGCCAATTGCGCCTGACGTCCATGGCGCTGGTCGTTGCTGAGAACGCGGTAGTAGATCAGGTGCGGGTCAATGGCGAAGACATGTCATTCCATCAACAGGATCGGCGTGTACTTGTTGGTTTGCCTGCCCCTCGGGTACTTCATGCAGACGAAGAGACCACGATCGAGTTGATTCTCCGGGAAGTAAGGTAG
- a CDS encoding LamG-like jellyroll fold domain-containing protein codes for MCSRFLLFVLLLWCFVGSAAPAADPSLQGWWKFDETSGTLATDSSGNGRHGTLQGGARWVPGVLGGALELDGIDGRVVIDGYTGVAGTQSRTVMAWIRTTGLGDFISWGENATSLKYIFRVQANNGTSGAIRTEVQGGFIVGDTDVRDGEWHHAASVIIDDGSPNVTEVELYLDGVREGISASQPTAINTADTRGVWVGDGHHDRPFPGQIDDVRIYSRALTQEEIQVVMLGVAELASAPSPADGATDIPRDVVLSWEAGEFAATHDMYFGTVFDDVNDADRASPMDVLLSEGQAATDYDPPELLDFGTTYYWRIDEVNAPPDSTIFKGSVWSFITEPFAYPIENVVASSNGISDDVSTPERTGDGSGLDAADQHSVDSADMWLANAPEDEALHIQYQFDRVYKLHELLVWNYNVQFELMLGFGVKDVTIEYSEDGQEWVELGDVELNQATATSTYTYNTMVDLQGVAARFVRLTVNSGWGPMGQYGLSEVRFLYIPAQAREPQPEDGATDVAPETALSWRAGRDAASHEVYLGTDVDELALIDSVVGTSIVPDELAFGTTYYWQVDAVSDEVWAGDLWSFSTLEYQLIEGFESYTDDIDAGEAIFDTWLDGWVNETGSTVGYLETPFAEQTIVRSGSQSMPLFYDNTESPFYSETERTFDSTQDWTANGADTLRLFVAGVGAPFVETADGTVLITGAGADIWNTADEFRYVYKSLSGNGSMTVRVLDNGTGTNAWAKGGPMIRQSLEAGAINVMGAVTGGDGDGGTFQWRSEASAASESNRTLTGIAPPYWVRLTRQGNTFTVEMSADGEQWEQQGANPIDIAMQDPVLIGLAVTSHAAGELRTYEFDNISTTGNVTGEWRVADVGVEQGEGNAPAPLYVVLEDATGKVAVVSHPDLVIRGGWNEWAIPLSDFAGINTSRVRTMYIGVGSRTSPTAGGTGVVYIDDIAFGKPAVTE; via the coding sequence ATGTGTAGCCGGTTCCTGTTATTTGTTCTTCTGCTGTGGTGTTTTGTCGGCTCTGCCGCCCCTGCGGCCGATCCGAGCCTGCAGGGTTGGTGGAAGTTCGACGAGACTTCTGGAACCCTGGCCACCGATTCGAGCGGCAACGGTCGCCACGGGACGCTTCAGGGAGGGGCACGCTGGGTCCCAGGAGTGCTGGGTGGTGCGCTGGAACTCGATGGCATCGACGGACGGGTGGTCATCGACGGCTACACGGGTGTCGCCGGTACGCAATCGCGCACTGTCATGGCGTGGATTAGAACGACTGGACTGGGCGATTTCATTTCCTGGGGTGAGAATGCGACCAGCCTGAAATACATTTTCCGCGTACAGGCGAACAATGGCACGTCCGGTGCGATCCGCACCGAGGTACAGGGAGGCTTCATCGTCGGCGACACGGATGTACGCGATGGTGAATGGCATCACGCGGCGTCGGTTATCATCGATGATGGCTCGCCTAACGTCACAGAGGTAGAGCTCTATTTGGATGGCGTGCGCGAAGGGATCAGCGCTTCGCAGCCGACGGCCATCAACACGGCGGACACGCGCGGAGTTTGGGTTGGCGACGGCCATCACGATCGGCCTTTTCCGGGTCAGATCGATGATGTGCGGATCTATAGTCGGGCGCTCACACAGGAGGAGATCCAGGTTGTGATGCTCGGTGTGGCGGAACTGGCTTCGGCTCCCAGCCCGGCCGACGGAGCGACGGACATCCCGCGCGATGTCGTTCTGAGCTGGGAGGCCGGTGAGTTTGCGGCGACGCACGATATGTATTTTGGCACGGTGTTTGATGACGTCAACGACGCCGACCGTGCCAGTCCCATGGACGTGCTGCTTAGCGAAGGACAGGCGGCGACTGACTATGATCCGCCGGAGTTGCTGGACTTTGGGACGACTTATTACTGGCGAATCGACGAAGTCAATGCCCCCCCGGACAGCACGATCTTCAAAGGCAGCGTCTGGAGCTTCATCACCGAGCCGTTTGCCTATCCGATCGAGAACGTTGTCGCCAGCAGCAACGGCATCTCGGACGACGTATCGACGCCGGAACGGACGGGCGATGGTTCGGGTCTCGACGCTGCCGATCAGCATTCCGTCGATAGCGCCGACATGTGGTTGGCGAACGCCCCGGAGGATGAAGCTCTGCACATTCAGTACCAGTTCGACCGTGTGTACAAACTCCACGAGTTGCTCGTCTGGAACTACAATGTGCAGTTCGAGCTGATGCTCGGCTTCGGCGTCAAGGACGTGACGATCGAGTATTCCGAAGACGGCCAAGAGTGGGTCGAGCTGGGCGATGTCGAGCTGAACCAGGCTACGGCGACGTCCACGTACACCTACAACACGATGGTGGACTTGCAAGGCGTAGCAGCCCGGTTCGTCCGCCTGACGGTCAACAGCGGCTGGGGTCCCATGGGCCAGTACGGTCTCAGCGAAGTCCGCTTCCTGTACATTCCCGCGCAGGCCCGTGAGCCGCAGCCGGAAGACGGCGCAACCGACGTCGCTCCCGAGACCGCGCTGAGCTGGCGCGCCGGGCGCGATGCGGCTTCGCATGAGGTGTATCTCGGCACCGATGTCGATGAATTGGCGCTGATCGACAGTGTGGTCGGGACCTCTATTGTGCCGGATGAATTGGCCTTTGGCACCACGTATTACTGGCAGGTCGATGCGGTCAGCGACGAGGTCTGGGCCGGCGATCTATGGAGCTTTTCGACATTGGAGTATCAACTGATCGAAGGGTTTGAGAGCTACACCGATGACATCGACGCCGGTGAGGCGATCTTCGACACGTGGCTGGACGGTTGGGTCAACGAGACCGGCTCGACGGTCGGCTACCTGGAGACCCCGTTTGCCGAGCAGACCATTGTCCGCAGCGGCAGCCAGTCCATGCCACTGTTCTACGACAATACGGAATCGCCGTTCTATTCCGAAACGGAGCGGACGTTCGACTCGACCCAGGACTGGACCGCCAACGGCGCCGACACGCTGCGTCTGTTCGTTGCCGGCGTGGGCGCCCCGTTTGTCGAGACCGCCGACGGCACGGTTCTGATCACCGGCGCCGGTGCGGATATCTGGAACACCGCCGACGAGTTCCGCTACGTGTACAAGAGCCTCAGCGGCAACGGCTCGATGACGGTCCGCGTGCTCGACAACGGCACCGGGACCAACGCCTGGGCCAAGGGTGGTCCGATGATTCGCCAGAGCCTCGAGGCCGGCGCGATCAACGTCATGGGTGCGGTCACCGGCGGCGACGGCGACGGCGGGACGTTCCAGTGGCGTTCGGAAGCCAGTGCCGCGTCGGAGTCGAACCGCACGCTGACCGGCATTGCGCCGCCGTACTGGGTCCGTCTGACGCGTCAGGGCAACACCTTTACGGTCGAGATGTCGGCCGACGGCGAGCAGTGGGAGCAGCAAGGCGCCAATCCGATCGACATCGCAATGCAGGACCCGGTACTGATCGGGCTGGCGGTCACGTCGCATGCGGCCGGCGAGCTGCGGACGTATGAGTTTGACAACATCTCGACGACGGGGAATGTTACCGGCGAGTGGAGGGTGGCCGACGTGGGCGTCGAGCAGGGCGAAGGCAACGCCCCGGCCCCGTTGTACGTGGTGCTGGAGGATGCGACGGGTAAGGTGGCCGTGGTAAGCCATCCGGATCTGGTGATCCGTGGCGGCTGGAACGAGTGGGCGATCCCGCTGAGCGATTTCGCGGGCATCAACACCAGCCGCGTCCGGACGATGTACATCGGCGTCGGCAGCCGGACCAGCCCCACGGCCGGCGGCACCGGCGTGGTCTACATCGACGACATCGCCTTCGGCAAGCCGGCGGTCACAGAATAG
- a CDS encoding sulfatase yields MQKAEQAEKRRFTRRGFLRSTAALTGLLAMSPGHVAEAYRNRISAKPTSKNTRPNIVFFFVDDLGWQDTSVPFWEEVTELNKRYRTPHMEKLANEGVKFTNAYAAAICSPTRISIMTGQNAARHRVTYWTRDLNQITGGNGPLLDAPQDWNYNALQPKGTDLNNSIEAEPLPALLSEAGYRTMHIGKAHLGTNYSPGECPTSIGFNDNVSGFGSGGPGCFLGRRNFGNEYAQHTYPWGVPDLEHYHGMDLFLTEAHTIEAFRLMDDAVKNGQPFFLHMSHYAVHTPLRLDQRFADNYPDLSGNELMYATMIEGMDKSLGDILRRLEALGIEDNTIVILYSDNGALTTILPRNYPLRGGKGTGYEGGIRVPLIIKWPGAANPGSTCSVNVTAEDFYPTILAMAGVDMPAAYKKDYVDGRDFTPLLNGEGSFDRDRPIFFHQPHYHVGKPYSTVIKNNWKLIYWHEDSSVDLYDLKNDIREQNNLAVQNPKKTTELKTLLGQHLSSVQAQMPTQKTNGQMVVPYPSGG; encoded by the coding sequence ATGCAGAAAGCAGAACAAGCGGAAAAGAGAAGGTTCACACGACGTGGCTTTCTGAGATCAACGGCGGCTTTAACGGGACTTCTGGCAATGTCGCCAGGACATGTTGCTGAGGCCTACCGGAACCGTATCTCGGCAAAGCCCACCTCAAAGAATACGCGTCCCAACATCGTGTTTTTCTTTGTCGATGATCTGGGCTGGCAGGATACATCCGTCCCGTTTTGGGAGGAAGTCACGGAGTTGAACAAACGCTACCGGACACCTCATATGGAGAAGCTGGCGAACGAAGGTGTCAAGTTCACCAATGCTTACGCCGCGGCCATATGTTCGCCGACGCGGATCAGCATTATGACAGGTCAGAACGCCGCCCGGCATCGTGTGACCTACTGGACACGCGATTTGAATCAGATTACCGGCGGCAACGGACCTTTACTGGATGCGCCGCAAGACTGGAACTACAACGCTCTTCAGCCCAAAGGCACGGATCTGAACAATTCCATTGAGGCCGAACCCCTTCCGGCCCTGCTCTCAGAGGCTGGTTATCGAACCATGCACATCGGGAAAGCCCACCTGGGAACCAATTACTCGCCGGGTGAATGCCCTACCTCAATCGGATTCAATGACAACGTCTCTGGATTTGGCTCCGGCGGGCCGGGCTGTTTCCTCGGAAGGCGGAATTTCGGCAATGAATATGCCCAACACACCTATCCGTGGGGGGTGCCTGATCTGGAGCATTATCACGGGATGGATCTCTTCCTGACTGAGGCCCATACGATTGAAGCATTCAGACTAATGGATGACGCGGTCAAGAATGGCCAGCCTTTCTTTTTGCATATGTCCCACTATGCGGTGCATACCCCTCTGCGACTGGATCAGCGGTTCGCGGACAATTACCCGGACCTGTCCGGCAATGAGTTGATGTATGCCACGATGATTGAGGGGATGGATAAGAGTCTGGGCGACATCCTCCGGCGGTTGGAAGCGTTGGGGATCGAAGACAACACGATTGTCATCCTCTACTCCGACAACGGCGCCTTGACGACCATCCTTCCAAGAAACTACCCGCTTCGCGGCGGTAAGGGCACCGGGTACGAAGGCGGCATTCGCGTTCCGCTCATCATCAAATGGCCTGGAGCAGCAAATCCGGGCTCGACTTGTTCGGTCAACGTGACGGCCGAAGACTTTTACCCGACGATCCTGGCGATGGCGGGCGTGGACATGCCCGCTGCTTACAAGAAGGACTATGTGGATGGAAGAGATTTTACGCCGCTTTTGAATGGAGAGGGTTCATTTGACAGGGACCGCCCGATCTTCTTCCACCAGCCGCATTATCACGTCGGTAAACCGTATTCGACAGTCATCAAGAACAACTGGAAACTGATATACTGGCATGAAGATAGCAGCGTTGATCTGTATGATCTGAAAAACGATATCCGCGAGCAAAATAACCTTGCTGTCCAGAATCCAAAGAAGACGACGGAACTGAAGACCCTGCTGGGGCAGCACCTGAGCAGCGTCCAAGCACAAATGCCGACGCAAAAAACAAACGGCCAGATGGTGGTCCCCTATCCTTCAGGCGGATAG
- a CDS encoding helix-turn-helix domain-containing protein → MVCKAIADLQRTVALLEQQALKDIPSQVTKADAEGVRFAAKGLRSQRERLGLSAANYGKLVGVSGQTVYNWEGEISRPRKQQLATIAAVRSMSKKEAQARLEITGLGTRKKPK, encoded by the coding sequence GTGGTCTGTAAAGCGATAGCCGATCTGCAACGCACGGTTGCGCTTCTGGAGCAACAGGCCCTCAAAGATATTCCGTCACAGGTGACCAAGGCCGACGCCGAAGGCGTTCGCTTTGCCGCCAAAGGACTTCGGTCGCAGCGTGAACGTCTGGGGCTATCTGCTGCGAACTACGGCAAGCTCGTTGGGGTCAGCGGCCAGACCGTCTACAATTGGGAAGGCGAGATATCCCGTCCGCGAAAGCAGCAGTTGGCCACCATTGCAGCGGTCCGCAGTATGAGCAAGAAAGAGGCCCAAGCCCGTTTGGAGATAACGGGCCTTGGCACCAGGAAGAAGCCCAAGTAG